From Pseudobdellovibrio exovorus JSS, a single genomic window includes:
- a CDS encoding DUF962 domain-containing protein has translation MTNLKTTTDRIQTYQEFWPFYLKEHSKKATRNWHYVGSTIGFICLILFFVTFQARFILLGLIAGYACAWFSHFTIEKNRPATFKYPLWSFASDWKMWFLWVTGGLNKELKKHQIEQ, from the coding sequence ATGACAAATTTAAAAACCACTACAGATCGCATTCAAACCTACCAAGAGTTCTGGCCCTTCTATCTAAAAGAACATAGTAAAAAAGCTACTCGTAACTGGCATTATGTCGGCAGCACGATTGGCTTTATTTGTCTGATTTTATTTTTTGTTACATTCCAAGCCCGCTTTATCCTTCTGGGATTAATCGCAGGTTATGCCTGCGCGTGGTTCAGTCACTTCACTATTGAAAAAAATAGACCGGCTACATTTAAATACCCACTTTGGTCTTTCGCCTCTGATTGGAAAATGTGGTTTCTATGGGTTACGGGTGGCCTGAATAAGGAACTAAAAAAACATCAGATCGAGCAGTAA
- a CDS encoding S8 family peptidase has product MTASLKTPLAAQLATLTLTVLLMTPAYAAKPEKAVQYQHESALVIAVIDTGADVNHKDLKEFIWTNPGETGLDKFGKQKDSNGIDDDKNGFVDDVHGWNFVENNNNVIDENGHGTHIAGIIKNEFQRHIPVPAAEARLMILKYYSPNIDPNENAKNTVRAIEYATKMNVKIINYSAGGEEFFAQEFEAIKKAQEQNILFIAAAGNNRKNTNLAKYYPANYGLKNIISVAATDKNGNLGAFSNYGNKSVDLAAPGTAVYSTLPNNRHGFMSGTSQATAYVTGVAASILIQESTPKKTQNILSDLVSLGKVSNGLKGKTRFQVAIGEDSAL; this is encoded by the coding sequence ATGACTGCATCACTGAAAACACCTCTAGCAGCACAGCTAGCTACTTTGACTCTGACAGTCCTTTTAATGACACCTGCATACGCGGCGAAGCCAGAAAAAGCGGTTCAGTACCAACATGAGTCCGCACTGGTTATTGCTGTTATCGATACAGGTGCAGATGTAAACCATAAAGACCTTAAAGAGTTCATATGGACCAACCCAGGTGAAACTGGCTTGGATAAATTCGGCAAGCAAAAAGACTCCAATGGTATCGACGATGATAAAAATGGCTTCGTTGATGATGTACACGGATGGAATTTCGTTGAAAACAATAACAATGTTATTGATGAAAATGGACATGGAACTCATATCGCCGGAATTATTAAAAATGAGTTTCAACGCCATATACCCGTGCCAGCAGCAGAAGCTCGCTTAATGATTTTAAAGTACTATAGCCCGAACATCGACCCCAATGAAAATGCCAAGAACACCGTTCGGGCTATTGAATATGCCACCAAGATGAATGTGAAAATTATTAATTACTCTGCGGGCGGAGAAGAGTTTTTTGCTCAGGAATTCGAGGCTATTAAAAAAGCACAGGAACAGAACATTTTATTTATTGCGGCTGCTGGTAATAATCGCAAGAATACGAACTTGGCTAAATACTATCCCGCAAACTATGGTCTTAAAAATATTATCTCTGTGGCCGCAACAGATAAGAATGGAAATCTAGGAGCTTTTAGTAACTATGGGAATAAATCCGTCGATTTGGCCGCACCCGGTACAGCTGTTTATTCGACCTTACCCAATAACCGCCATGGCTTTATGAGTGGAACCTCTCAGGCGACAGCTTATGTTACGGGTGTCGCCGCTAGTATTTTAATTCAAGAGTCGACGCCTAAAAAAACTCAGAATATCCTCAGTGATCTTGTGAGTTTAGGGAAAGTTTCAAACGGATTAAAAGGCAAGACACGATTTCAAGTTGCGATTGGTGAAGACTCTGCCCTGTAA
- a CDS encoding GGDEF domain-containing protein, with protein MKKWVINLMKQLDVVTSQTASDTQVPAEIQHISEEKATLLFIIDNYNKHLFEVEKHSVRKVREKLDTMAKDLLDPCPEKTERTLFDIRQFFSSYRIDEHSYIQNTFDDFKRIIWDFADHLSEDLRFDNTKEKRLAIYLHELREAVEANSIESLRSKSREFINAYIEYQTQKNELRDKRIESTKKSLDVVKTQLLEATYNLNIDHLTLAHNRKSFDEYLQKINQQCRDIGGQASLIILDIDFFKKINDSYGHDTGDFVLKECVRTLKEVFTADDEMVARIGGEEFAIVLPQHDLAAASLRAEEALQRIRLQILNCGDTTITYTASMGIAQLLNNEDVSSWLKRTDTALYKSKNGGRNRYTLATEEAPVYSVA; from the coding sequence ATGAAGAAGTGGGTCATCAACTTAATGAAACAATTAGATGTCGTAACATCACAAACTGCATCAGACACGCAAGTACCAGCAGAGATCCAACATATTAGCGAAGAGAAAGCCACGTTGTTATTTATTATAGATAATTACAACAAACACCTCTTTGAAGTTGAAAAACACTCTGTACGTAAAGTGCGTGAAAAACTAGATACGATGGCAAAAGATCTTTTAGATCCATGCCCAGAGAAAACAGAAAGAACTCTTTTTGATATTCGTCAGTTTTTTTCGAGTTACCGCATCGACGAGCACTCGTATATTCAAAATACTTTTGACGATTTCAAAAGAATCATTTGGGACTTCGCAGACCATTTAAGTGAAGACTTGCGTTTTGACAATACCAAAGAGAAACGCCTAGCTATCTACTTACATGAACTGCGCGAAGCTGTGGAAGCTAATTCAATAGAAAGCTTGCGTTCAAAGTCTCGTGAGTTCATCAATGCTTATATTGAATACCAAACACAAAAAAACGAACTGCGCGACAAACGCATCGAAAGCACTAAGAAAAGTTTGGACGTCGTCAAGACTCAGCTATTAGAAGCAACGTACAACTTGAATATCGACCATTTGACTTTAGCTCATAATAGAAAAAGCTTTGACGAGTATCTGCAAAAAATTAATCAACAGTGTCGTGATATTGGTGGACAAGCCAGCTTGATTATTCTGGATATCGACTTCTTTAAGAAGATTAATGATTCTTACGGACACGACACCGGAGACTTTGTACTAAAAGAGTGCGTCCGTACATTAAAAGAAGTTTTTACTGCTGACGATGAAATGGTTGCGCGTATTGGTGGCGAAGAGTTTGCGATTGTCTTACCTCAGCATGACTTAGCCGCCGCGTCCTTGCGTGCAGAAGAGGCTCTGCAGCGAATTCGTCTGCAAATTTTAAACTGTGGCGATACGACGATCACCTACACCGCATCTATGGGAATCGCGCAATTGCTGAATAACGAAGATGTCTCGTCATGGTTGAAACGTACAGATACAGCTTTGTATAAATCTAAAAACGGCGGGCGCAATCGCTACACATTGGCAACAGAAGAAGCTCCCGTATATAGCGTGGCATAA
- a CDS encoding S8 family peptidase: MKAQFILGLVLSFSLNTQAAIPNTTPDHKPKADIQKELRQDIVVAVIDTGADINHKDLKDYIWINEGESGLDRLGRNKATNGLDDDGNGFVDDVHGWNFVKNNNDVSDQEGHGTHISGIIQQEFEKQRTSSTSPQSVRLMILKYYDANAEDEQNVMNTVKAIEYATKMNARIINYSGGGESPFSLEFKALQQANQQGILLVAAAGNNNSNTDLRRFYPANYPLQNIISVAATDKDGELVSFSNYGSNSIDIAAIGQQVLSTLPNNKYGRMSGTSQATAYVTGVSAALLTRSRRPAHVPNLLKELLAMSTYKKSLKGKTKFQMAMIQ, from the coding sequence ATGAAAGCTCAATTCATTTTAGGTCTTGTATTGTCTTTTTCACTAAATACTCAGGCAGCTATTCCTAATACAACGCCTGATCACAAGCCAAAAGCCGACATTCAAAAGGAATTGCGTCAGGACATCGTTGTCGCTGTTATTGATACTGGCGCTGATATTAATCATAAAGACCTAAAAGATTATATCTGGATTAACGAGGGGGAATCTGGGTTAGATCGCTTAGGACGCAATAAAGCTACCAATGGCTTAGATGATGATGGCAATGGATTTGTCGATGACGTCCATGGATGGAATTTTGTTAAAAATAATAATGATGTCAGTGACCAAGAAGGACACGGAACGCATATTAGCGGAATCATTCAACAGGAATTTGAAAAACAACGCACCAGCAGCACGTCGCCACAGTCTGTACGTCTTATGATTTTAAAGTACTACGATGCTAATGCTGAAGATGAGCAGAATGTAATGAATACTGTTAAAGCTATTGAATATGCGACGAAGATGAATGCGCGTATTATTAACTATTCGGGTGGTGGTGAAAGTCCATTCTCTTTAGAATTTAAGGCCCTACAACAAGCCAACCAACAGGGTATTCTATTAGTTGCCGCCGCAGGTAATAACAACTCGAATACAGATCTGCGTCGTTTCTATCCTGCCAACTACCCTTTACAGAATATCATCTCGGTGGCCGCTACTGATAAGGACGGAGAACTGGTTTCATTTAGTAACTATGGCTCTAACTCTATTGATATAGCCGCTATCGGCCAGCAAGTTCTATCGACACTACCAAATAATAAATATGGACGTATGAGTGGGACATCACAGGCAACCGCCTATGTTACAGGTGTCAGCGCAGCTCTTTTAACACGCAGTCGCCGCCCGGCTCATGTGCCAAACTTGTTAAAAGAATTGTTAGCCATGAGTACCTATAAAAAATCTTTAAAAGGTAAAACAAAGTTTCAAATGGCGATGATTCAGTAA
- a CDS encoding GGDEF domain-containing protein — protein sequence MKQWVEKLLQQLDISFHHDSDANTSTEKAPPLLSEDKATLLYIIDTYNKHLFEIEKHSIRKVREKLDNMAKALVDPDPEKTERTLFEIRQFFSSYRIDEYSYIQNTFDDFKRIVWDFADQLSEDLQFESTKEKQLATNLKDLKEAVDANSIELLRSKSRDFINSYVEYQHQKNELRNKRIQSTKKNLDTVKKQLMEAHSNLNIDHLTSANNRKSFDEYLKKLMQMQALNQTPLSLIMLDIDYFKKINDSYGHDIGDFVLKECVKTMKEVFTKEDEMVARIGGEEFVVVLPNHSAEHAVIRAEELQKRIRNEVFIQGDIDIRFTVSMGIAQLLKDENTSDWLKRADLALYQSKNSGRNRYTTAGKLLKQPKAS from the coding sequence TTGAAAAATTATTACAGCAACTGGATATTTCGTTTCATCACGATAGCGACGCGAACACCTCAACAGAAAAGGCTCCGCCTCTATTAAGTGAAGATAAAGCCACCTTGCTTTACATTATAGATACTTATAACAAGCATCTTTTTGAAATCGAAAAACATTCCATCCGCAAGGTACGTGAAAAACTCGACAACATGGCGAAAGCCCTTGTCGATCCAGATCCTGAAAAGACAGAAAGAACTCTGTTTGAAATTCGTCAGTTCTTTTCCAGCTATCGTATCGATGAGTACTCTTATATTCAAAATACCTTCGATGATTTTAAACGCATTGTTTGGGACTTTGCCGATCAGCTCAGTGAAGACCTGCAATTTGAAAGCACTAAGGAAAAACAGCTCGCAACAAACCTAAAAGACTTAAAAGAAGCGGTCGATGCCAATTCGATTGAGCTTTTACGTTCTAAATCCCGCGACTTTATTAACTCGTATGTGGAATACCAACACCAAAAGAATGAGCTTCGTAATAAGCGTATCCAAAGCACCAAGAAGAATCTGGATACGGTTAAAAAGCAATTGATGGAAGCCCATAGTAATTTGAATATCGATCATTTAACCTCAGCCAACAATCGCAAGAGCTTTGATGAGTATTTAAAAAAGCTCATGCAAATGCAGGCATTAAATCAAACTCCTTTGAGCTTGATTATGTTGGATATTGATTACTTTAAGAAAATTAACGATTCCTATGGCCATGATATCGGGGACTTCGTGCTGAAAGAGTGTGTTAAAACCATGAAAGAGGTTTTCACTAAAGAGGACGAAATGGTGGCCCGCATCGGCGGGGAAGAATTCGTTGTGGTCTTACCTAATCACTCTGCTGAACACGCGGTTATCCGTGCAGAAGAATTGCAAAAGCGCATTCGCAATGAGGTCTTTATCCAAGGTGATATTGATATCCGATTCACCGTTTCGATGGGGATCGCACAGCTTTTAAAAGATGAAAATACGTCAGACTGGTTAAAACGAGCTGATCTGGCTTTATATCAATCTAAAAACAGCGGGCGTAATCGCTACACCACCGCTGGAAAACTGCTCAAACAGCCTAAAGCTTCCTAA